In Asanoa sp. WMMD1127, one genomic interval encodes:
- a CDS encoding phosphatase PAP2 family protein has protein sequence MRRWPIGLGLWLLLVAAVEVGGVVAVWRFFVRSRHGQLLDTVALAGNWIGQARIDGVVDTVLDTVSVVSLVAATAVIGFIALIRRRVAVAAGAVLLIAGASVTTQVLKRLIERPQLGVDVERAAAGNSLPSGHTTIAAAVAVALLLVLPARIRGAGAMLGAAAAAIVGVATLSAGWHRPSDVVAALLVVGVWANIASLFILFAQRQHGQVDYGPPNRFSVTVLSLTGLVLLAGAAVALKLTDQVLATPTDELSRNRLLVAYGGGALGIAGTAGLVVATVLATAHRVVPQVVKGP, from the coding sequence ATGCGTAGGTGGCCGATCGGTCTAGGCCTCTGGCTGCTCCTCGTGGCAGCCGTCGAGGTCGGCGGTGTGGTGGCGGTCTGGCGGTTCTTCGTGCGGTCGAGGCACGGGCAGCTGCTGGACACCGTCGCGCTGGCCGGCAACTGGATCGGGCAGGCCCGGATCGACGGCGTCGTCGACACCGTGCTCGACACCGTTTCGGTGGTGTCGCTGGTCGCCGCCACGGCCGTCATCGGGTTCATCGCGCTGATCCGGCGGCGGGTCGCGGTGGCGGCCGGCGCGGTCCTCCTCATCGCCGGCGCGAGCGTGACCACGCAGGTGCTCAAGCGGCTCATCGAGCGCCCGCAGCTCGGCGTCGACGTCGAGCGCGCGGCGGCCGGCAACAGCCTGCCGAGCGGCCACACCACGATCGCCGCCGCGGTCGCGGTCGCCCTGCTGCTGGTGCTTCCGGCGCGGATCCGCGGCGCCGGCGCGATGCTCGGCGCCGCGGCGGCCGCGATCGTCGGTGTGGCCACGCTGTCGGCGGGCTGGCACCGGCCCAGCGACGTCGTGGCGGCGTTGCTCGTCGTCGGCGTCTGGGCCAACATCGCGAGCCTGTTCATCCTGTTCGCGCAACGCCAGCACGGCCAGGTCGACTACGGGCCGCCCAACCGGTTCTCCGTGACGGTGCTGAGCCTGACCGGCCTGGTGCTGCTCGCGGGGGCGGCGGTGGCGCTGAAGCTGACCGACCAGGTGCTGGCGACGCCGACCGACGAGCTGAGCAGAAACCGACTGCTGGTGGCGTACGGCGGAGGCGCGCTCGGCATCGCCGGCACGGCCGGGCTCGTCGTGGCCACGGTGCTGGCCACCGCCCACCGCGTCGTGCCCCAGGTCGTCAAGGGCCCCTGA
- a CDS encoding AfsR/SARP family transcriptional regulator, with amino-acid sequence MSTRPDVRFGVLGPVRMWRGGRQVPLGSPQQLVLLSALLLREGRPASVDELTAAVWDGEPPRAATSTIRTYVSRLRRILAGTTVTIETVGDGYAIPDAPVDVTAFRRSAARAGELLRTGDAAGAVAVLDEALALWRGPALAGLTGRFAAAQRTRLEESRLAADEMRLTAVLDAYPGRHAALVPDLAALVDAHPLREGPRLLLMRALHGSGRPADALAVYREGRARLADDLGLEPGPALRLLHEGILRGEPGGSDRVPRAQPLSAAAPDPAGPNRLPHDLADFTGRAAELAEISAALLDGPGWVGIAGLDGIGRTAVAVHAAHRLRHRFAGGQLYADVAGSADLADILAGWLFAFDVAAADLPASVNARLSLLRHVTGGRPLLIVLDNVDDPAPLEALLRARPAGGLIMTSRRPLTDLPAAWIRLGGLRHDDAVRLLERIAGAERVATDRAAVAQLARLASGWPLPLRLVGARVRDRRMWSVAAIARQLGRELQNVTGVLHDECVAAEAPLVRAYDRLPPTQARALRLAGAIEQDEFTTDDMAALLALPRGAAWSAIDPLVDLALVEETTRPHHYRLHPIVRAFARRQAHTVEGTAGVVAARERLSALRAGADLAALESSLVPMR; translated from the coding sequence ATGTCTACGCGGCCCGATGTCCGGTTCGGGGTCCTCGGTCCGGTGCGGATGTGGCGGGGCGGCCGGCAGGTGCCGCTCGGGTCACCGCAACAGCTGGTGCTCCTGTCCGCGCTGCTGCTGCGGGAAGGCCGGCCCGCCTCCGTCGACGAGCTGACCGCCGCCGTCTGGGACGGGGAGCCGCCGCGGGCGGCGACCAGCACCATCCGCACCTACGTGTCGCGGTTGCGGCGGATCCTCGCCGGCACCACGGTGACGATCGAGACGGTCGGCGACGGGTACGCGATACCGGACGCGCCCGTGGACGTGACCGCGTTCCGCCGGTCCGCCGCCCGGGCCGGCGAGCTGCTGCGGACCGGTGACGCCGCCGGCGCCGTGGCCGTCCTGGACGAAGCGCTGGCGCTCTGGCGCGGGCCCGCGCTGGCGGGCCTGACCGGCCGGTTCGCGGCGGCGCAGCGGACCCGCCTCGAGGAGAGCCGGCTGGCCGCCGACGAGATGCGGTTGACCGCGGTGCTCGACGCGTACCCGGGCCGGCACGCGGCGCTCGTCCCGGACCTCGCCGCCCTCGTCGACGCCCATCCGCTGCGGGAGGGGCCGCGGCTCCTGCTCATGCGGGCGTTGCACGGCAGCGGCCGGCCCGCCGACGCGCTCGCGGTCTACCGGGAAGGGCGCGCCCGCCTGGCCGACGACCTCGGCCTCGAACCGGGGCCGGCGCTGCGACTCCTGCACGAGGGAATCCTTCGCGGCGAGCCGGGCGGGTCCGACCGCGTGCCGCGGGCTCAGCCGCTGAGCGCCGCCGCGCCCGACCCGGCCGGGCCGAACCGGCTCCCGCACGATCTGGCCGACTTCACCGGCCGTGCGGCGGAGCTGGCCGAGATCAGCGCCGCCCTGCTCGACGGTCCGGGCTGGGTCGGCATCGCCGGGCTGGACGGGATCGGCCGCACGGCCGTCGCGGTCCACGCGGCCCACCGGCTGCGTCACCGGTTCGCCGGGGGCCAGCTCTACGCCGACGTCGCCGGCTCAGCCGACCTCGCCGACATCCTCGCCGGATGGCTGTTCGCCTTCGACGTGGCCGCGGCCGACCTCCCGGCGTCGGTCAACGCCCGACTCTCGTTGCTGCGCCACGTCACGGGCGGCCGGCCGCTGCTGATCGTGCTCGACAACGTCGACGATCCCGCCCCGCTGGAGGCGCTGCTGCGGGCCCGTCCCGCCGGTGGCCTCATCATGACCAGCCGCCGCCCGCTGACCGACCTGCCCGCGGCCTGGATCAGGCTGGGCGGCCTGCGCCACGACGACGCCGTCCGGCTGCTCGAACGGATCGCCGGCGCCGAACGGGTCGCCACGGACCGGGCGGCGGTCGCGCAGCTGGCCCGGCTGGCCTCGGGATGGCCGCTGCCGCTGCGCCTCGTGGGGGCGCGGGTGCGGGACCGTCGCATGTGGAGCGTCGCGGCGATCGCGCGTCAGCTGGGACGGGAGCTGCAGAACGTGACCGGCGTGCTGCACGACGAGTGCGTGGCGGCGGAGGCGCCGCTGGTCCGCGCCTACGACCGGCTGCCGCCGACCCAGGCCCGGGCGCTGCGGCTCGCCGGCGCCATCGAGCAGGACGAGTTCACCACCGACGACATGGCCGCCCTGCTCGCCCTGCCGCGCGGGGCGGCGTGGAGCGCCATCGACCCGCTGGTGGACCTGGCGCTGGTCGAGGAGACGACAAGGCCGCACCACTACCGGCTGCACCCGATCGTCCGTGCCTTCGCCCGCCGGCAGGCGCACACCGTCGAAGGCACCGCGGGCGTCGTCGCGGCGCGCGAACGACTCTCCGCCCTGCGCGCCGGCGCCGATCTGGCGGCGCTGGAAAGCTCGCTCGTCCCGATGCGCTGA
- a CDS encoding LysE family translocator, which yields MTTFAIAALVLIMLPGPDQALITRNALVGGRAGGLLTMLGGVLGSGVHVAAAALGLSALLLASATAFTALKIVGAAYLLWLGVHLLWSARASAVDEPAVRAAPHRSAYLWQGFLSNALNPKVALFFVTFLPQFLSADSRSPRAEAMLLSGVFAVLYVAWFGLYVAAVERLGRCLRRPRVKAWIERVTGVLLAAVAIRLVTTSH from the coding sequence ATGACGACGTTCGCGATCGCGGCCCTGGTGCTGATCATGTTGCCGGGGCCGGACCAGGCCCTGATCACCCGCAACGCGCTGGTCGGCGGCCGGGCGGGCGGGCTGCTCACGATGCTCGGCGGCGTGCTCGGCTCGGGCGTGCACGTTGCGGCGGCCGCACTGGGACTGTCGGCGCTGCTGCTCGCCTCGGCGACCGCGTTCACGGCGCTGAAGATCGTGGGGGCGGCGTACCTGCTGTGGCTCGGCGTCCACCTGCTCTGGTCGGCGCGGGCGTCGGCCGTCGACGAGCCGGCGGTGAGGGCGGCGCCGCACCGGTCGGCGTACCTCTGGCAAGGTTTCCTGTCCAACGCCCTCAACCCGAAGGTGGCGCTGTTCTTCGTCACGTTCCTGCCGCAGTTCCTCAGCGCGGACAGCCGCTCCCCGCGGGCGGAGGCCATGCTGTTGTCGGGGGTGTTCGCGGTGCTCTACGTGGCGTGGTTCGGCCTGTACGTGGCCGCCGTCGAGCGACTCGGCCGCTGCCTGCGCCGCCCGCGGGTCAAGGCCTGGATCGAGCGGGTGACCGGGGTGCTGCTGGCCGCCGTCGCGATCCGCCTGGTGACGACCAGCCACTGA
- a CDS encoding LysR family transcriptional regulator, whose protein sequence is MVTLVQLRVIDAVRRLGSVTAAAKELSYTQPAISHHLSRMEAQLGAQLLQRVGRGVRFTAAGRLLADRAAEIIGRVDSATAELTALVGLDAGRVRLAGFSSVMSSLAPPAAAILAERHPRLALGLADTHPEEALDLLRAGHVDVAVIFRYDDTAPEEDGIRLTHLLDDPLYLLTSGGGTRLTDHARTPWIGGCERCRTHLVDLCERAGFVPTLAYTTDDMVVMQSLVAAGLGVTTIPGLALRAHRHPAITATRLRVPPRRIYAATYGEPPDPPATAALVSALAEAAAR, encoded by the coding sequence ATGGTGACCCTCGTCCAGCTTCGCGTGATCGATGCCGTCCGTCGCCTCGGGTCGGTCACCGCCGCCGCCAAGGAGCTCAGCTATACGCAACCGGCGATCAGCCACCACCTGTCCAGAATGGAGGCTCAGCTCGGCGCCCAATTGCTCCAGCGGGTCGGGCGCGGCGTCAGGTTCACGGCGGCCGGGCGCCTGCTGGCCGACCGGGCCGCCGAGATCATCGGTCGCGTCGACTCCGCCACCGCCGAGCTCACCGCGCTCGTGGGGCTCGACGCGGGCCGCGTACGCCTGGCCGGTTTCAGCTCCGTCATGAGCTCCCTGGCGCCACCCGCGGCCGCGATCCTGGCCGAACGACACCCCCGCCTCGCGCTCGGCCTGGCCGACACCCACCCCGAGGAGGCGCTGGACCTGCTCCGGGCCGGCCACGTCGACGTCGCGGTGATCTTCCGCTACGACGACACCGCCCCGGAGGAGGACGGCATCCGCCTGACCCACCTGCTCGACGACCCGCTCTACCTGCTGACGAGCGGTGGCGGGACCAGGCTTACGGACCACGCGCGCACGCCGTGGATCGGTGGCTGTGAACGCTGCCGCACCCACCTCGTCGACCTCTGCGAACGCGCGGGGTTCGTGCCGACGCTGGCCTACACGACCGACGACATGGTGGTCATGCAGAGCCTCGTCGCGGCCGGCCTGGGCGTCACCACGATCCCGGGGCTGGCCCTGCGCGCTCACCGGCATCCCGCGATCACCGCCACCCGCCTGCGCGTGCCACCGCGCCGCATCTACGCGGCCACCTACGGCGAGCCGCCGGACCCGCCGGCCACCGCCGCGCTGGTATCGGCCCTCGCCGAAGCCGCCGCCCGCTGA
- a CDS encoding FAD-binding oxidoreductase, which translates to MTTTDFPPAATLAARLSSGGAAYLPGDDGYDAARGGYNVAVQHRPALVVAAATAGDVSAAVRFADEHDLRVVVQATGHGPAAAAEGGVLIDTSRMTEVTVDPKRRTARVGAGVRWQQVIDAAAPHRLAAANGSSPTVGVVGYTLGGGLSPILGRTQGYAADHVLSIDLVTADGVARTVTAATEPELFWGLRGGRTGFGVVTAMEFRLFPLPHLYGGGIFFPGEHARTVLHAWRAWIDSTPDELTSSIAVLRLPPADSVPEPLRGRQVVHVRVAYLGPAADGARLIAPVRAAAPAIVDTVGELPYPAVAAIHADPVEPLPVYERSALLGDLPAEAVDRLVDVAVDAADVPVTLVEVRHLAGALRRAPREPNAVANRDAPFLLFLASVAAADAAPAHVAFQDRIVAELGRWTTGRTFANFLTPGDGSAAHRATGYPAEVHDKLVALRRQWDPRGRFA; encoded by the coding sequence ATGACCACTACAGATTTCCCGCCAGCCGCGACGCTGGCCGCCCGGCTCTCCAGCGGCGGCGCCGCCTACCTGCCCGGCGACGACGGCTACGACGCCGCGCGCGGCGGCTACAACGTCGCCGTCCAGCACCGGCCCGCCCTGGTCGTCGCCGCGGCCACCGCGGGCGACGTCAGCGCGGCCGTGCGCTTCGCCGACGAGCACGACCTGCGCGTCGTCGTGCAGGCCACCGGGCACGGACCGGCCGCCGCGGCCGAGGGCGGCGTCCTGATCGACACCTCGCGCATGACCGAGGTCACCGTCGACCCGAAGAGGCGTACGGCCCGGGTCGGCGCCGGCGTGCGCTGGCAACAGGTGATCGACGCGGCCGCACCGCACCGCCTGGCCGCCGCAAACGGGTCGTCGCCGACCGTCGGCGTCGTCGGGTACACGCTCGGCGGTGGGCTGAGTCCGATCCTGGGCCGCACCCAGGGGTACGCCGCCGACCACGTCCTGTCCATCGACCTCGTCACCGCCGACGGCGTCGCCCGCACGGTCACCGCCGCCACGGAGCCCGAGTTGTTCTGGGGACTGCGCGGCGGCAGGACGGGCTTCGGCGTCGTCACCGCCATGGAGTTCCGGCTGTTCCCCCTGCCGCACCTCTACGGCGGCGGGATCTTCTTCCCGGGCGAGCACGCGAGGACGGTCCTGCACGCGTGGCGCGCCTGGATCGACTCGACCCCCGACGAGCTCACGTCGTCGATCGCGGTGCTCCGGCTGCCACCGGCGGACTCGGTGCCGGAGCCGCTGCGCGGCCGTCAGGTGGTCCACGTCCGTGTCGCGTACCTCGGCCCGGCCGCTGACGGCGCCCGGCTGATCGCTCCGGTCCGCGCCGCCGCGCCGGCGATCGTGGACACGGTCGGCGAGCTGCCCTATCCCGCGGTCGCGGCGATCCACGCGGACCCCGTCGAGCCATTGCCGGTGTACGAGCGGTCCGCGCTCCTGGGCGACCTCCCGGCGGAGGCGGTGGACCGGCTCGTCGACGTCGCCGTGGACGCCGCCGACGTACCCGTGACCCTGGTCGAGGTCCGGCACCTGGCCGGGGCGTTGCGCAGGGCGCCGCGGGAGCCGAACGCGGTCGCCAACCGGGACGCCCCGTTCCTGCTCTTCCTGGCCAGCGTCGCCGCCGCCGACGCGGCGCCCGCCCACGTCGCCTTCCAGGACCGCATCGTGGCGGAGCTCGGCCGGTGGACGACGGGGCGGACGTTCGCCAACTTCCTGACGCCGGGCGACGGAAGCGCCGCGCACCGCGCGACCGGCTATCCCGCCGAGGTACACGACAAGCTCGTCGCCCTGCGGCGACAGTGGGATCCGCGCGGGCGGTTCGCGTGA